The following are encoded together in the Kribbella sp. CA-293567 genome:
- a CDS encoding LysR family substrate-binding domain-containing protein translates to MTAPSFRLAYVPGVTPTKWVRIWNERLPRVALELIGVPAAEAAELVRAGAADAALLRLPFDRTGLHAISLYTETTVVVVPKDHLVTAAEEVTAADLTDDVVLRPLDDTLDWEQLPGHPFPVRPETTALAIEQVAAGNGLLVVPQSLARLHHRKDLTYRPITDAPESSVVLSWPEGEPTELMEQFIGIVRGRTVNSSRQTPTPPKAKQEKKAAPAARKPQRPQQRGSRRRS, encoded by the coding sequence GTGACTGCACCTTCTTTCCGGCTCGCGTACGTTCCCGGCGTCACACCGACCAAGTGGGTGCGAATCTGGAACGAGCGGCTGCCCAGAGTCGCGCTCGAGCTGATCGGGGTGCCCGCGGCGGAGGCCGCGGAGCTGGTCCGGGCCGGCGCCGCCGACGCCGCCCTGCTGCGGCTCCCGTTCGACCGGACCGGGCTGCACGCGATCTCGCTCTACACCGAGACGACCGTGGTCGTCGTACCCAAGGACCATCTGGTGACGGCGGCCGAGGAGGTGACCGCGGCCGACCTGACCGACGACGTCGTACTGCGCCCGCTGGACGACACGCTCGACTGGGAACAGTTGCCTGGTCACCCTTTCCCGGTCCGCCCGGAGACCACCGCGCTGGCGATCGAGCAGGTCGCCGCGGGGAACGGGCTGCTCGTCGTACCGCAGTCGCTGGCCCGGCTGCACCACCGCAAGGACCTGACCTACCGGCCGATCACCGACGCGCCGGAGTCGAGTGTCGTGCTGAGCTGGCCGGAGGGGGAGCCGACCGAGCTGATGGAGCAGTTCATCGGCATCGTCCGTGGCCGCACGGTGAACAGTTCGCGCCAGACGCCGACTCCGCCGAAGGCCAAGCAGGAGAAAAAGGCGGCGCCGGCGGCCCGGAAGCCGCAACGGCCTCAGCAGCGGGGTAGTCGCCGCCGCAGCTAA
- a CDS encoding Fur family transcriptional regulator — translation MATPADLEDRLRGAALRVTRPRLAVLSAVHERPHADTDTIIRSVRSELDVSHQAVYDVLRALTTAGLLRRIQPSGSVARYESRVGDNHHHVVCRSCGAIEDVDCAHGSAPCLTASDDHDYLIDEAEVVYWGLCPACSTTSRTP, via the coding sequence GTGGCGACGCCGGCGGATCTCGAGGACAGGTTGCGGGGTGCCGCGCTGCGCGTGACGCGGCCGCGGCTGGCGGTCCTCTCCGCGGTGCACGAGCGCCCGCACGCCGACACGGACACGATCATCCGGTCCGTCCGGTCGGAGCTCGACGTGTCCCACCAGGCCGTGTACGACGTACTCCGCGCGCTCACCACTGCGGGCCTGCTCCGGCGGATCCAGCCCTCGGGCTCGGTCGCGCGCTACGAGAGCCGGGTCGGTGACAACCACCACCACGTCGTCTGCCGGTCCTGCGGAGCCATCGAGGACGTCGACTGCGCCCATGGTTCCGCTCCCTGTCTGACGGCATCGGACGATCACGACTACCTGATCGACGAGGCCGAAGTCGTCTACTGGGGCCTGTGCCCCGCCTGCTCCACCACGTCCAGAACTCCTTGA
- the katG gene encoding catalase/peroxidase HPI, producing the protein MNDESGARCPVDHGQLKHPTEGGTNTEWWPKQLNLKILRKHPAVANPMGEEFDYAAAFATVDLDELAADVDAVLTTSQDWWPADFGHYGPFMIRMAWHSAGTYRIEDGRGGAGAGMQRFAPLNSWPDNGNLDKARRLLWPVKKKWGASVSWADLMIFTGNRALETMGFKTFGFAGGRADVWEPDEDVYWGPEATWLGDERYTGDRELEKPLAAVQMGLIYVNPEGPNGNPDPLGSARDIRETFGRMAMNDEETVALIAGGHTFGKAHGAADPAKYVGSEPEGAPLEEQGLGWKQSFGSGKGRDAITSGLEVTWTSTPTQWSHGFFQNLFGYEWELTKSPAGAHQWVAKDGAGANTVPDPEDGTLNRPPTMLTADLALRFDPIYEQISRRFLADPDQFADAFARAWFKLTHRDMGPIQRYLGPLVPQEELLWQDRVPAVDHQLVDADDIAVLKAQILGSELSVSQLVSTAWASASSFRGSDKRGGANGARLRLDPQRGWEVNEPDSLAQVLRTLEGIQETFNAGSEATGKKISLADLIVLGGVAAVETAAKAAGYDVQVPFTPGRTDATQEQTDADSFAALEPAADGFRNYLGKGNRLPAEYLLIDRANLLTLSAPELTVLIGGLRVLGANFQQSAHGVFTDRPGQLTNDFFANLLDLGTTWKPSAADDGTYEARGADGQVKWTGTRVDLLFGSNSELRALAEVYASDDAQEKFVRDFVAAFDKVMTLDRYDIS; encoded by the coding sequence ATGAATGACGAGAGCGGCGCCCGGTGCCCCGTCGACCACGGGCAGCTCAAGCACCCGACCGAGGGTGGCACCAACACCGAGTGGTGGCCCAAGCAGCTCAACCTGAAGATCCTGCGCAAGCACCCCGCGGTGGCCAACCCGATGGGTGAGGAGTTCGACTACGCCGCGGCGTTCGCGACCGTCGACCTCGACGAGCTCGCCGCCGACGTCGACGCGGTGCTGACCACCTCGCAGGACTGGTGGCCGGCCGACTTCGGCCACTACGGCCCGTTCATGATCCGGATGGCCTGGCACAGCGCCGGCACCTACCGGATCGAGGACGGCCGCGGTGGCGCGGGCGCCGGCATGCAGCGGTTCGCTCCGCTGAACAGCTGGCCCGACAACGGCAACCTGGACAAGGCCCGGCGGCTGCTGTGGCCGGTGAAGAAGAAGTGGGGCGCCTCGGTCTCCTGGGCCGACCTGATGATCTTCACCGGCAACCGCGCGCTGGAGACGATGGGCTTCAAGACCTTCGGCTTCGCCGGTGGCCGCGCCGACGTTTGGGAGCCGGACGAGGACGTCTACTGGGGCCCGGAGGCCACCTGGCTCGGCGACGAGCGCTACACCGGTGACCGCGAGCTGGAGAAGCCCCTGGCCGCGGTACAGATGGGCCTCATCTACGTGAACCCCGAGGGCCCGAACGGCAACCCGGACCCGCTGGGCTCGGCCCGCGACATCCGCGAGACGTTCGGCCGGATGGCGATGAACGACGAGGAGACCGTCGCGCTGATCGCCGGTGGCCACACCTTCGGCAAGGCGCACGGCGCGGCCGACCCGGCGAAGTACGTCGGCTCCGAGCCCGAGGGCGCTCCGCTGGAGGAGCAGGGTCTGGGCTGGAAGCAGAGCTTCGGCAGCGGCAAGGGCCGCGACGCCATCACCAGCGGTCTGGAGGTCACCTGGACCTCGACGCCGACGCAGTGGAGCCACGGGTTCTTCCAGAATCTGTTCGGCTACGAGTGGGAGCTCACCAAGAGCCCGGCCGGCGCGCACCAGTGGGTGGCCAAGGACGGCGCCGGGGCGAACACGGTCCCGGACCCCGAGGACGGCACGCTCAACCGCCCGCCGACGATGCTGACCGCCGACCTGGCGCTGCGCTTCGACCCGATCTACGAGCAGATCTCGCGCCGCTTCCTGGCCGACCCGGACCAGTTCGCGGACGCCTTCGCCCGCGCCTGGTTCAAGCTGACCCACCGCGACATGGGCCCGATCCAGCGCTACCTCGGCCCGCTGGTGCCGCAGGAGGAGCTGCTCTGGCAGGACCGCGTCCCGGCCGTCGACCACCAGCTGGTCGACGCCGACGACATCGCCGTCCTGAAGGCGCAGATCCTCGGCTCGGAGCTGTCGGTCTCGCAGCTCGTCTCCACCGCCTGGGCGTCGGCCTCGTCGTTCCGGGGCAGTGACAAGCGCGGCGGCGCGAACGGCGCCCGCCTCCGCCTCGACCCGCAGCGTGGCTGGGAGGTCAACGAGCCCGACTCGCTGGCCCAGGTGCTGCGCACGCTGGAAGGCATCCAGGAGACCTTCAACGCCGGCTCCGAGGCGACCGGCAAGAAGATCTCGCTGGCCGACCTGATCGTGCTGGGTGGGGTCGCTGCCGTCGAGACGGCCGCCAAGGCCGCCGGGTACGACGTCCAGGTGCCGTTCACGCCCGGCCGTACCGACGCGACGCAGGAGCAGACGGACGCCGACTCGTTCGCCGCGCTGGAGCCGGCCGCCGACGGCTTCCGCAACTACCTCGGCAAGGGCAACCGCCTGCCGGCGGAGTACCTGCTGATCGACCGGGCCAACCTGCTCACCCTGAGCGCGCCGGAGCTGACCGTGCTGATCGGCGGCCTGCGGGTCCTGGGGGCGAACTTCCAGCAGTCGGCCCACGGGGTCTTCACCGACCGCCCCGGCCAGCTGACCAACGACTTCTTCGCGAACCTGCTCGACCTGGGCACCACGTGGAAGCCGTCCGCGGCCGACGACGGGACCTACGAGGCCCGCGGCGCCGACGGTCAGGTCAAGTGGACCGGGACCCGGGTCGACCTGCTGTTCGGCTCGAACTCCGAGCTGCGGGCGCTGGCGGAGGTCTACGCCAGCGACGACGCGCAGGAGAAGTTCGTCCGCGACTTCGTCGCCGCCTTCGACAAGGTGATGACCCTGGATCGCTACGACATCAGCTGA